A single Epinephelus fuscoguttatus linkage group LG13, E.fuscoguttatus.final_Chr_v1 DNA region contains:
- the LOC125899519 gene encoding trace amine-associated receptor 13c-like translates to MEELCFPQLLNTSCRKPTSPWANFVLLNIVLYFISLLTVALNLLVIISVSHFRQLHTPTNILLLSLAVSDFLVGLLVIPGEVLLKTACWFLGDLMCLLYNYVSLIIVSSSIGDMVLISVDRYVAICDPLHYTTRVTVKRVKLCVCLCWLCAVSYCSLLLKDDLTQPGRYNSCHGECVIVINHIAGAVDLVVTFIVPISVIVVLYMRVFVVAVSQARAMRSHITAVTLQLSVNQQTKKSELKAARTLGVLVVVFLICFCPYYCVALAGDALVSSSSASFVLYFLYFNSCLNPLIYALFYSWFRKAVKLIVSLQILQPGSCETNIL, encoded by the exons ATGGAGGAGCTCTGCTTTCCACAACTGCTCAACACCTCCTGCAGAAAGCCCACCTCTCCTTGGGCCAACTTTGTGCTCCTTAACATTGTGCTGTACTTTATCTCTCTGCTCACTGTGGCTCTTAACCTCCTTGTCATCATCTCAGTCTCCCACTTCAG gCAGCTCCACACACCCAccaacatcctcctcctctctctggctgtctcAGACTTTCTTGTGGGCCTCCTGGTGATACCAGGAGAAGTCCTGCTAAAAACAGCCTGCTGGTTTCTTGGTGACCTCATGTGTTTGCTCTATAATTATGTGTCCCTCATCATTGTGTCTTCTTCGATAGGAGACATGGTGCTCATATCAGTCGACCGCTATGTGGCTATTTGTGACCCTCTGCATTACACCACCAGAGTCACTGTGAAAAGagttaaactctgtgtgtgtctgtgttggctCTGTGCTGTTTCTTACTGCAGTCTCTTGTTAAAGGATGACCTGACTCAACCAGGCAGGTATAATTCCTGCCATGGAGAGTGTGTGATTGTCATTAACCACATTGCAGGAGCTGTTGACCTTGTTGTAACCTTTATTGTTCCCATTTCTGTCATTGTCGTTCTGTACATGAGAGTATTTGTTGTGGCTGTGTCTCAGGCTCGTGCCATGCGCTCTcacatcacagctgtcactctccagctttcagtgaatcaacaaacaaagaaatctgAGTTGAAAGCAGCCAGGACTCTTGGTGTTCTTGTAGTTGTGTTTCTAATATGTTTCTGCCCATATTACTGTGTCGCTCTTGCAGGTGATGCCTTGGTCAGTTCTTCATCTGCATCATTTGTGCTTTATTTCCTCTATTTTAACTCATGTCTTAATCCTTTGATCTATGCCTTGTTTTATTCCTGGTTTAGAAAAGCAGTTAAACTCATTGTCAGTCTTCAGATTCTGCAGCCTGGCTCCTGTGAGACCAACATACTGTAG